A genome region from Arachis duranensis cultivar V14167 chromosome 8, aradu.V14167.gnm2.J7QH, whole genome shotgun sequence includes the following:
- the LOC107463293 gene encoding mitochondrial import inner membrane translocase subunit TIM17-2-like: MGTPETTREPCPDRILDDIGGAFGMGVVGGSGFHFMKGFFNSPKGSRLVGASQAVRLHAPRLGGSFAVWGGLFSTFDCTMVYVRQKEDPWNSIISGFAAGGFLSLRQGPAAATRSAVFGGILLALMEGGMIMFNKALSTREMPPLTEEPMLAGYPSGVGFPGQHGPQPAPPTASESEAKTSWFGGFFGGEKKEEPAFGGGSETKILESFDAPPVPNFEYK, from the coding sequence ATGGGAACCCCGGAGACAACACGCGAGCCCTGTCCTGATCGCATCCTCGACGACATTGGCGGCGCTTTTGGCATGGGAGTCGTCGGAGGCTCCGGCTTTCACTTCATGAAGGGCTTCTTCAACTCTCCCAAGGGTTCACGCCTCGTCGGCGCTTCACAGGCAGTGCGTCTCCACGCGCCGAGACTGGGCGGAAGCTTTGCGGTTTGGGGTGGACTCTTCTCCACCTTCGACTGCACCATGGTCTATGTTCGTCAGAAGGAGGATCCATGGAACTCAATCATATCTGGATTCGCTGCCGGAGGATTTCTCTCCCTGCGTCAGGGACCCGCCGCCGCCACGCGCTCCGCCGTGTTCGGTGGTATCTTGCTGGCCCTTATGGAAGGAGGTATGATCATGTTTAACAAGGCCTTATCTACACGGGAGATGCCGCCTCTCACGGAGGAACCTATGCTGGCTGGTTACCCTTCAGGCGTCGGATTTCCGGGTCAGCACGGTCCTCAGCCTGCTCCGCCGACGGCCTCGGAATCGGAGGCTAAAACTTCTTGGTTTGGTGGATTCTTCGGTGGAGAGAAGAAGGAGGAGCCGGCGTTTGGTGGAGGAAGCGAAACGAAGATTCTGGAGAGTTTTGATGCCCCACCGGTGCCGAATTTCGAGTACAagtga
- the LOC107463184 gene encoding mitochondrial import inner membrane translocase subunit TIM17-2-like, which yields MGTPETTREPCPDRILDDIGSAFGMGAVGGSGFHFIKGFFNSPKGSRLVGASQEVRLNAPRMGGSFAVWGGLFSTFDCTMVYVRQKEDPWNSIISGFATGGFLSLRQGPAATTRSAVFGGILLALIEGGMIMFNKAVSARQMPPLTEEHMLAGYPSGGIFPGQHGPQPYPPMASKSEAKTSWFGGFFGGGKKEEPASGGGSQTKILESFDAPPVPNFEYK from the coding sequence ATGGGAACCCCGGAGACAACACGCGAGCCCTGCCCTGATCGCATCCTCGACGATATAGGCAGCGCTTTCGGCATGGGAGCCGTTGGAGGCTCCGGCTTTCACTTCATCAAGGGCTTCTTCAACTCTCCCAAGGGTTCACGCCTCGTCGGCGCGTCACAGGAAGTGCGTCTCAACGCGCCGAGAATGGGCGGAAGCTTTGCGGTTTGGGGTGGACTCTTCTCCACCTTCGACTGCACCATGGTCTATGTTCGTCAGAAGGAGGATCCATGGAACTCAATCATATCTGGATTCGCTACGGGAGGATTTCTCTCCCTGCGTCAGGGACCCGCCGCCACCACGCGCTCCGCCGTGTTCGGTGGTATCTTGCTGGCCCTTATTGAAGGAGGTATGATCATGTTTAACAAGGCCGTCTCTGCACGGCAGATGCCGCCTCTCACAGAGGAGCATATGCTGGCTGGTTACCCTTCAGGAGGCATATTTCCGGGTCAGCACGGTCCTCAGCCTTATCCGCCGATGGCCTCGAAATCGGAGGCTAAAACTTCTTGGTTTGGTGGATTCTTCGGTGGAGGGAAGAAGGAGGAGCCGGCGTCTGGTGGAGGAAGCCAAACGAAGATTCTGGAGAGTTTTGATGCCCCACCGGTGCCGAATTTTGAGTACAagtga